A stretch of Gemmatimonadaceae bacterium DNA encodes these proteins:
- a CDS encoding TolC family protein, with the protein MLLSLALSPVALRAQSGSTAGAPMVLSLNDAIRLATGTSEQVALSRAGEQRAQGQQLQARSALLPQVSSTLNWQKQLQNQFAAISKRASNGTSGGSSESDTSAAGNATSSITRIFASEYNFNLGLTASQPLYTGGRATANIRAARAGRESAEIGITSAQAQAQLDVTQAYYDALLADRLLTISDSTLVQAERTLRQVQLTRSVGSTSEFELIRARVTRDNQRPGWLQARTARDLAYVRLRQLLNLDAERAVALTDSIVEAPLASVVASTAPITTVNVAAADVLAIDPAVQARVARTLATSDTGASGRAPVRQALKGVEVAQQQLRATRAQRLPSLAATTNYQRLAYPTNVLPRSLADFFPNWTVGIGLSYPIFTGGRIRGDILAAEASVIEAQQRLRQAQEGAALDARSSTAKLTEAEASWQASVGTAEQAQRAYEIAEVRFREGISTQLELSETRVQLQQALANRAWAARDLQVARKRLELLRDLPLSSGFTPSTSSNP; encoded by the coding sequence GTGTTGCTGTCGCTCGCACTGTCACCGGTTGCCTTGCGTGCACAGTCCGGCAGTACGGCCGGCGCGCCAATGGTGCTCTCGTTGAACGATGCCATTCGACTGGCCACGGGTACCAGCGAACAAGTCGCGCTGTCGCGGGCGGGCGAACAGCGCGCGCAGGGTCAGCAGCTGCAGGCGCGATCCGCCCTGTTGCCACAGGTGTCCAGCACGCTCAACTGGCAGAAGCAACTGCAGAATCAGTTTGCGGCCATCTCGAAGCGCGCCAGCAACGGCACAAGTGGCGGAAGCTCGGAAAGTGACACGTCCGCCGCCGGCAATGCGACCTCGTCCATCACGCGAATCTTCGCGTCGGAATACAATTTCAATCTCGGCCTCACCGCGTCGCAGCCACTCTACACCGGGGGGCGGGCCACCGCCAACATTCGCGCCGCACGGGCCGGACGCGAGTCGGCGGAGATTGGCATCACCAGCGCGCAAGCGCAGGCGCAGCTGGACGTGACGCAGGCCTACTACGATGCGTTGCTGGCCGATCGGTTGTTGACCATTTCCGATTCAACGCTGGTACAGGCCGAGCGCACCTTGCGACAGGTGCAGCTGACACGCAGCGTCGGGTCGACGTCTGAGTTCGAGTTGATCCGGGCACGCGTGACGCGCGACAATCAGCGGCCCGGCTGGCTGCAGGCGCGCACCGCGCGCGATCTCGCCTACGTGCGACTGCGCCAATTACTCAACCTCGACGCCGAACGGGCGGTCGCGCTCACCGACAGCATCGTTGAGGCGCCCCTCGCATCGGTGGTCGCGTCGACCGCACCGATCACCACCGTGAACGTGGCGGCAGCGGACGTGCTCGCGATCGATCCCGCCGTGCAGGCGCGCGTGGCCCGCACGCTGGCCACCAGCGATACCGGCGCGTCCGGGCGAGCTCCGGTGCGCCAGGCACTCAAGGGCGTTGAAGTGGCGCAGCAGCAGCTGCGCGCCACGCGCGCGCAGCGGCTGCCATCGCTGGCCGCCACCACCAACTATCAGCGGCTGGCCTATCCCACCAACGTGTTGCCCAGGAGTCTCGCCGACTTCTTCCCCAATTGGACCGTCGGCATCGGGCTCTCGTATCCCATTTTCACCGGTGGACGCATCCGCGGCGACATCCTGGCTGCCGAAGCCTCGGTGATCGAGGCGCAGCAGCGACTGCGACAGGCGCAGGAAGGTGCGGCGCTCGATGCCCGGTCGTCCACCGCGAAGCTGACCGAGGCGGAAGCCTCCTGGCAGGCCAGCGTGGGCACGGCCGAACAAGCGCAACGCGCGTACGAGATCGCGGAAGTGCGTTTCCGCGAAGGCATCTCCACGCAGTTGGAACTCTCTGAAACACGCGTCCAGTTGCAGCAGGCGTTGGCCAATCGCGCCTGGGCCGCGCGTGATCTGCAGGTGGCCCGCAAGCGACTCGAGTTGCTGCGCGATCTTCCATTGTCTTCCGGCTTCACTCCGTCAACCAGTTCGAATCCATGA
- a CDS encoding TetR/AcrR family transcriptional regulator yields MIEDHRHRILHAAARVYAQHGWRGATTRRIAEEAGVNEVTIFRQFGSKDALLEIAMRECARLEQDATLPHEPAHPERELYHWIHAHHASLSNMRDIVRQMMSEAAERPETAICAAEGPSGAFAQLRQYVVQLRRHGWISEPEETRPGDVRGAVTMLMGAIFADAMNREIMPAMFPQTVDDSLHAYVRIFLRGIGVSSEPTPSVKRTPRRPISISTSTAE; encoded by the coding sequence ATGATCGAAGACCATCGACACCGGATTCTGCACGCCGCCGCCCGGGTGTATGCCCAGCACGGATGGCGCGGGGCGACCACGCGCCGCATCGCTGAAGAGGCGGGCGTCAACGAAGTCACGATCTTTCGGCAGTTCGGCTCGAAGGATGCGCTGCTCGAGATCGCCATGCGGGAGTGCGCGCGTCTGGAACAGGATGCAACACTGCCCCACGAGCCCGCGCACCCGGAACGCGAGTTGTATCACTGGATTCATGCGCACCACGCCTCGTTGTCGAACATGCGGGACATCGTGCGCCAGATGATGAGCGAGGCGGCGGAGCGTCCGGAAACGGCGATCTGTGCGGCCGAGGGGCCCAGCGGGGCGTTTGCCCAACTGCGGCAGTATGTCGTCCAGTTGCGGCGCCACGGATGGATCAGCGAGCCGGAAGAGACGCGTCCCGGTGATGTCCGCGGCGCCGTCACCATGCTCATGGGTGCCATCTTCGCCGACGCCATGAATCGGGAGATCATGCCGGCCATGTTCCCGCAAACGGTCGACGACTCCCTGCACGCGTACGTTCGCATCTTTCTGCGCGGTATCGGCGTGTCGTCGGAACCAACGCCGTCTGTCAAACGTACGCCTCGACGCCCTATCAGCATTTCCACTTCGACCGCCGAATGA
- a CDS encoding XdhC family protein, with protein sequence MSGLDELTRAARRARAERPLVPLALATLHAVDGSSYRQPGARLLVDADGRVLAGAVSGGCLEGDVAAQAAAVCASGVPRRLTYDLRDDLQAIWGFGAMCDGVAHLLLEPLGDLSWLERACAIRDAREEGALITVLEETAAGGTGEWHACALRFAMPPSL encoded by the coding sequence ATGTCGGGACTCGATGAATTGACGCGCGCGGCCCGACGGGCCCGGGCCGAACGGCCGCTGGTGCCGCTGGCACTGGCTACGCTGCACGCCGTGGACGGGTCCTCATATCGACAGCCGGGGGCGCGTCTCTTGGTGGATGCGGACGGGCGCGTGCTGGCCGGAGCGGTCAGCGGCGGTTGTCTGGAGGGGGATGTCGCCGCCCAAGCCGCCGCCGTGTGTGCATCGGGGGTGCCTCGGCGACTCACGTACGATCTCCGGGACGACCTGCAGGCCATTTGGGGATTTGGCGCGATGTGTGACGGTGTCGCCCATCTGCTGCTGGAACCGCTGGGTGATTTGTCGTGGTTGGAGCGGGCGTGTGCCATTCGCGATGCGCGCGAGGAAGGCGCGCTGATCACCGTGCTTGAGGAGACGGCCGCCGGAGGCACCGGCGAGTGGCACGCGTGCGCGCTGCGCTTCGCGATGCCGCCATCCCTCTGA
- a CDS encoding NTP transferase domain-containing protein: MAERLLPLPLGYVGVLGSRQPAAQLAESLRTGARDHGANGTATARTDRTRSGASPESIALSAIAEIEAILHGRPGGSLRAAQSYPHAHPNAAHCTVTAARIAGVVLAAGESRRLGSPKQLLVDDAGRPLVARAAIALLEAGCSPVLVVTGAQDQAVSAAVRALGVTVVHNAVWTEGMGSSIRCAVEWAESKAAAAEAVLIAACDMPTVNSEHFRAIIDTSSDHSPDHSSIIASRYELAGGDMVLGIPALFPKADWALLRSLTGIEGPKSLFSIDTLSVFLRHGSFDLDTPSDVARWRRAVPFITTSPTHVIVHRPECPGRSRSRDRPNASHA, from the coding sequence ATGGCTGAGCGGCTGTTGCCGCTACCGCTGGGGTATGTCGGCGTGCTGGGGTCGCGCCAGCCGGCCGCACAACTGGCGGAATCGTTGCGGACCGGGGCCCGAGATCACGGCGCGAATGGAACAGCGACTGCACGCACCGATCGGACTCGATCTGGGGCGAGTCCCGAGTCGATTGCACTGTCGGCTATCGCCGAAATCGAGGCGATTCTGCATGGCCGCCCGGGCGGATCGCTTCGAGCGGCACAGTCCTATCCACACGCGCACCCCAACGCCGCACACTGCACCGTGACGGCGGCCCGTATCGCCGGAGTGGTTTTGGCGGCCGGCGAATCGCGCCGTCTTGGCTCGCCAAAGCAGTTGCTGGTTGACGACGCGGGACGCCCGCTGGTGGCGCGCGCCGCGATCGCGCTGCTGGAGGCGGGCTGTTCCCCGGTCTTGGTGGTCACGGGAGCTCAAGACCAGGCAGTCTCAGCGGCGGTTCGTGCGCTCGGCGTTACTGTGGTTCACAACGCAGTCTGGACCGAAGGTATGGGGTCGTCGATCCGATGCGCCGTGGAATGGGCGGAATCCAAAGCGGCGGCGGCTGAGGCTGTTCTGATCGCCGCCTGCGACATGCCAACTGTTAACTCAGAGCATTTTCGCGCCATAATCGATACATCATCAGATCATTCACCGGATCATTCATCGATAATTGCCTCCCGCTATGAACTCGCGGGCGGTGACATGGTTCTTGGCATTCCGGCGCTCTTCCCGAAAGCAGACTGGGCCCTACTGCGATCACTCACGGGGATCGAGGGGCCAAAAAGTCTTTTTTCCATCGACACTCTTTCGGTTTTTCTTCGGCACGGTAGTTTCGACTTGGACACGCCGAGCGACGTGGCTCGCTGGCGCCGAGCAGTCCCCTTCATCACCACCTCTCCGACCCATGTCATCGTCCATCGCCCAGAGTGTCCTGGCAGATCTCGATCACGAGATCGCCCAAACGCGTCGCATGCTTGA
- a CDS encoding M20/M25/M40 family metallo-hydrolase produces MAITAYKHATRLAGTRLTGRGSDDRTGSTALLHALKRIDPATLTHKVVFVWSTREEGGLLGASAFGADHGRSLTRIYSIDTFVSSDTPLESPMFAFLPLGRGAVLRGLDDGAITPRAERERILRIANAQGIPVQVGTTHGGTDGSAIAPYGAPNIGLSWPGRYSHAPGEVLDLRDVDALIRLIAAVAVAR; encoded by the coding sequence ATGGCCATTACGGCGTATAAACACGCCACACGACTGGCGGGCACGCGACTCACCGGTCGGGGCAGCGACGACCGAACCGGTTCGACCGCGTTGCTGCATGCGCTCAAGCGAATCGACCCGGCCACGCTGACGCACAAGGTGGTGTTCGTGTGGAGCACGCGAGAAGAAGGGGGCTTGCTGGGGGCCAGTGCCTTCGGCGCCGACCATGGCCGCAGCCTCACGCGGATTTACAGCATCGACACGTTCGTGTCGTCCGACACGCCGTTGGAATCGCCGATGTTCGCCTTCCTGCCACTGGGACGTGGTGCGGTGCTGCGCGGACTCGACGATGGCGCCATCACCCCGCGGGCCGAACGCGAGCGCATTCTGCGTATCGCCAACGCGCAGGGCATTCCAGTACAAGTGGGCACGACGCACGGGGGAACGGATGGCAGCGCCATCGCACCCTACGGTGCGCCCAACATCGGCCTGTCTTGGCCCGGGAGATACTCCCATGCGCCGGGCGAGGTACTCGACCTGCGCGACGTGGACGCGCTGATCAGGTTGATTGCGGCGGTGGCGGTGGCGCGGTAG
- a CDS encoding Spy/CpxP family protein refolding chaperone, with protein sequence MRRLSTSALAVLATVMTSAVAVAQTRPVTPPRPNRVAQPTNANRDSQPPRPRRAAPAGPLAGPGMGGPASNLLRMREQLELTDEQVKKLETLQSIPRPQRNEADMLRARADLMDATKGDINLEKARAAFDRMARVRTDEQLAQLKSRQELRGVLNPAQRAKLDAMAGRLRDRRGAAMRGRANQRIGPMRAPQFRGQRPGQGRGQFGPGMGNRRGPNGPPNGAQGFEPGMRQGMGPGMGQGPGQGPGQGPGQGQGMRRRLNMPPSPPPADTTR encoded by the coding sequence ATGCGAAGGCTCTCAACCTCAGCGCTGGCCGTTCTGGCCACCGTCATGACGTCGGCCGTCGCGGTGGCACAGACCCGCCCAGTGACACCGCCTCGTCCAAACCGCGTTGCCCAACCGACCAACGCCAATCGCGATAGTCAACCGCCTCGCCCCCGTCGCGCGGCCCCCGCTGGCCCGCTCGCCGGACCAGGCATGGGTGGCCCGGCGTCCAATCTGCTGCGGATGCGCGAACAACTCGAACTCACCGATGAGCAGGTGAAGAAGCTGGAAACGCTGCAATCGATACCGCGGCCTCAGCGCAACGAGGCCGACATGCTTCGGGCCCGCGCCGATCTCATGGATGCCACCAAGGGAGACATCAATCTGGAGAAGGCGCGAGCCGCGTTTGATCGCATGGCCCGCGTGCGCACCGATGAGCAGCTGGCCCAGTTGAAGTCACGGCAGGAGCTGCGCGGCGTGCTCAACCCCGCACAACGCGCCAAGCTCGATGCCATGGCCGGTCGCCTGCGAGATCGACGTGGCGCCGCCATGCGCGGTCGCGCCAATCAGCGCATCGGCCCGATGCGCGCCCCACAGTTTCGCGGGCAGCGTCCGGGACAGGGACGTGGCCAGTTCGGACCGGGCATGGGAAATCGGCGCGGCCCCAATGGCCCACCCAATGGTGCCCAGGGTTTTGAGCCGGGGATGAGGCAGGGGATGGGTCCAGGGATGGGTCAGGGTCCAGGTCAAGGACCGGGTCAGGGACCAGGTCAGGGTCAGGGCATGCGTCGGCGCTTGAACATGCCGCCATCTCCACCACCTGCGGACACCACGCGGTAA